The following proteins are encoded in a genomic region of Oryctolagus cuniculus chromosome 6, mOryCun1.1, whole genome shotgun sequence:
- the PDP1 gene encoding pyruvate dehyrogenase phosphatase catalytic subunit 1 isoform X4, which yields MPAPTQLFFPLVRNCELSRIYGTACYCHHKHLCCPSPYLPQSRLRYMPHPAYATFCRPKENWWQYTHGRRYASTPQKFYLTPPQVNSILKANEYSFKVPEFDGKNVSSILGFDSNQLPANAPIEDRRSAATCLQTRGMLLGVFDGHAGCACSQAVSERLFYYIAVSLLPHETLLEIENAVESGRALLPILQWHKHPNDYFSKEASKLYFNSLRTYWQELIDLNTGESTDIDVKEALINAFKRLDNDISLEAQVGDPNSFLNYLVLRVAFSGATACVAHVDGVDLHVANTGDSRAMLGVQEEDGSWSAVTLSNDHNAQNERELERLKLEHPKNEAKSVVKQDRLLGLLMPFRAFGDVKFKWSIDLQKRVIESGPDQLNDNEYTKFIPPNYHTPPYLTAEPEVTYHRLRPQDKFLVLATDGLWETMHRQDVVRIVGEYLTGMHHQQPIAVGGYKVTLGQMHGLLTERRAKMSSVFEDQNAATHLIRHAVGNNEFGAVDHERLSKMLSLPEELARMYRDDITIIVVQFNSHVVGAYQNQE from the coding sequence ATGCCAGCACCAACTCAACTGTTCTTTCCTCTGGTCCGTAACTGTGAGCTGAGCAGGATCTATGGCACTGCCTGTTACTGCCACCACAAACATCTCTGCTGTCCGTCACCCTACCTTCCTCAGAGTCGTCTGAGATACATGCCCCATCCAGCATATGCTACCTTTTGTAGGCCAAAGGAGAATTGGTGGCAGTACACCCATGGAAGGAGATATGCTTCCACACCACAGAAATTTTACCTCACACCTCCACAAGTCAACAGCATCCTTAAAGCTAATGAGTACAGTTTCAAAGTCCCAGAATTTGATGGCAAAAACGTCAGTTCCATCCTTGGATTTGACAGCAATCAGCTGCCTGCAAACGCACCCATCGAGGACCGGAGAAGCGCAGCAACCTGCTTGCAGACCAGAGGAATGCTTTTAGGGGTTTTTGATGGCCACGCAGGCTGTGCGTGTTCCCAGGCAGTCAGTGAAAGACTCTTTTATTATATTGCTGTCTCTTTGTTACCCCATGAGACTTTGCTAGAGATTGAGAATGCAGTGGAGAGTGGTCGGGCACTGCTACCCATCCTCCAGTGGCATAAGCACCCCAATGATTACTTCAGCAAGGAGGCATCCAAATTGTATTTCAATAGCCTGAGGACTTACTGGCAAGAGCTCATAGACCTCAACACTGGTGAGTCGACTGATATTGATGTTAAGGAAGCTTTAATTAATGCTTTCAAGAGGCTTGATAATGACATCTCCTTGGAAGCTCAAGTTGGTGATCCTAATTCTTTCCTCAATTACCTGGTGCTTCGAGTGGCATTTTCTGGGGCTACTGCTTGTGTGGCCCATGTGGATGGTGTTGACCTTCATGTGGCCAATACTGGTGATAGCAGAGCCATGCTCGGTGTGCAGGAAGAGGATGGCTCTTGGTCAGCAGTCACACTCTCTAATGACCACAATGCTCAGAATGAAAGAGAACTAGAACGACTCAAATTGGAACACCCAAAGAATGAGGCCAAGAGTGTGGTGAAACAGGATCGACTGCTTGGGTTGCTGATGCCTTTTAGGGCTTTTGGAGATGTAAAGTTCAAATGGAGCATTGACCTTCAAAAAAGAGTAATAGAATCTGGCCCAGACCAATTGAATGACAATGAATATACCAAGTTTATCCCTCCTAATTATCACACACCTCCTTATCTCACTGCTGAGCCAGAGGTAACTTACCACCGATTAAGGCCACAGGATAAGTTTCTAGTGTTGGCCACTGATGGACTGTGGGAGACTATGCATAGGCAGGATGTGGTTAGGATTGTGGGTGAGTACCTGACTGGTATGCATCACCAGCAGCCGATAGCTGTTGGTGGCTACAAGGTGACTCTGGGACAGATGCATGGCCTTTTAACAGAAAGGAGAGCCAAGATGTCCTCGGTATTTGAGGATCAGAATGCAGCAACCCATCTCATTCGTCATGCTGTAGGCAACAACGAGTTTGGAGCTGTTGATCATGAGCGCCTTTCCAAAATGCTTAGTCTTCCTGAAGAGCTCGCTCGGATGTACAGGGATGACATTACAATCATTGTCGTTCAGTTCAATTCTCATGTTGTAGGGGCGTATCAAAACCAGGAATAG
- the PDP1 gene encoding pyruvate dehyrogenase phosphatase catalytic subunit 1 isoform X2, which translates to MYSDVFVNRSGIPIRSSSLPLFSDAMPAPTQLFFPLVRNCELSRIYGTACYCHHKHLCCPSPYLPQSRLRYMPHPAYATFCRPKENWWQYTHGRRYASTPQKFYLTPPQVNSILKANEYSFKVPEFDGKNVSSILGFDSNQLPANAPIEDRRSAATCLQTRGMLLGVFDGHAGCACSQAVSERLFYYIAVSLLPHETLLEIENAVESGRALLPILQWHKHPNDYFSKEASKLYFNSLRTYWQELIDLNTGESTDIDVKEALINAFKRLDNDISLEAQVGDPNSFLNYLVLRVAFSGATACVAHVDGVDLHVANTGDSRAMLGVQEEDGSWSAVTLSNDHNAQNERELERLKLEHPKNEAKSVVKQDRLLGLLMPFRAFGDVKFKWSIDLQKRVIESGPDQLNDNEYTKFIPPNYHTPPYLTAEPEVTYHRLRPQDKFLVLATDGLWETMHRQDVVRIVGEYLTGMHHQQPIAVGGYKVTLGQMHGLLTERRAKMSSVFEDQNAATHLIRHAVGNNEFGAVDHERLSKMLSLPEELARMYRDDITIIVVQFNSHVVGAYQNQE; encoded by the exons ATGTACTCTGATGTGTTCGTTAACCGTTCAG GAATCCCCATCAGAAGTTCCAGCCTGCCGCTCTTCTCTGATGCCATGCCAGCACCAACTCAACTGTTCTTTCCTCTGGTCCGTAACTGTGAGCTGAGCAGGATCTATGGCACTGCCTGTTACTGCCACCACAAACATCTCTGCTGTCCGTCACCCTACCTTCCTCAGAGTCGTCTGAGATACATGCCCCATCCAGCATATGCTACCTTTTGTAGGCCAAAGGAGAATTGGTGGCAGTACACCCATGGAAGGAGATATGCTTCCACACCACAGAAATTTTACCTCACACCTCCACAAGTCAACAGCATCCTTAAAGCTAATGAGTACAGTTTCAAAGTCCCAGAATTTGATGGCAAAAACGTCAGTTCCATCCTTGGATTTGACAGCAATCAGCTGCCTGCAAACGCACCCATCGAGGACCGGAGAAGCGCAGCAACCTGCTTGCAGACCAGAGGAATGCTTTTAGGGGTTTTTGATGGCCACGCAGGCTGTGCGTGTTCCCAGGCAGTCAGTGAAAGACTCTTTTATTATATTGCTGTCTCTTTGTTACCCCATGAGACTTTGCTAGAGATTGAGAATGCAGTGGAGAGTGGTCGGGCACTGCTACCCATCCTCCAGTGGCATAAGCACCCCAATGATTACTTCAGCAAGGAGGCATCCAAATTGTATTTCAATAGCCTGAGGACTTACTGGCAAGAGCTCATAGACCTCAACACTGGTGAGTCGACTGATATTGATGTTAAGGAAGCTTTAATTAATGCTTTCAAGAGGCTTGATAATGACATCTCCTTGGAAGCTCAAGTTGGTGATCCTAATTCTTTCCTCAATTACCTGGTGCTTCGAGTGGCATTTTCTGGGGCTACTGCTTGTGTGGCCCATGTGGATGGTGTTGACCTTCATGTGGCCAATACTGGTGATAGCAGAGCCATGCTCGGTGTGCAGGAAGAGGATGGCTCTTGGTCAGCAGTCACACTCTCTAATGACCACAATGCTCAGAATGAAAGAGAACTAGAACGACTCAAATTGGAACACCCAAAGAATGAGGCCAAGAGTGTGGTGAAACAGGATCGACTGCTTGGGTTGCTGATGCCTTTTAGGGCTTTTGGAGATGTAAAGTTCAAATGGAGCATTGACCTTCAAAAAAGAGTAATAGAATCTGGCCCAGACCAATTGAATGACAATGAATATACCAAGTTTATCCCTCCTAATTATCACACACCTCCTTATCTCACTGCTGAGCCAGAGGTAACTTACCACCGATTAAGGCCACAGGATAAGTTTCTAGTGTTGGCCACTGATGGACTGTGGGAGACTATGCATAGGCAGGATGTGGTTAGGATTGTGGGTGAGTACCTGACTGGTATGCATCACCAGCAGCCGATAGCTGTTGGTGGCTACAAGGTGACTCTGGGACAGATGCATGGCCTTTTAACAGAAAGGAGAGCCAAGATGTCCTCGGTATTTGAGGATCAGAATGCAGCAACCCATCTCATTCGTCATGCTGTAGGCAACAACGAGTTTGGAGCTGTTGATCATGAGCGCCTTTCCAAAATGCTTAGTCTTCCTGAAGAGCTCGCTCGGATGTACAGGGATGACATTACAATCATTGTCGTTCAGTTCAATTCTCATGTTGTAGGGGCGTATCAAAACCAGGAATAG
- the PDP1 gene encoding pyruvate dehyrogenase phosphatase catalytic subunit 1 isoform X1, with product MGGAIEWKGLSDPVTSQSWRGARFSSAPAPPSRGPLSASPPTRHCAANQEAGSAPARTYGRGREAAWRGRGAEWAGRGRGAASRTGLRGRNAEWRHRCRSLLVRKKRPVFCRARRMCVCPGPRRSGIPIRSSSLPLFSDAMPAPTQLFFPLVRNCELSRIYGTACYCHHKHLCCPSPYLPQSRLRYMPHPAYATFCRPKENWWQYTHGRRYASTPQKFYLTPPQVNSILKANEYSFKVPEFDGKNVSSILGFDSNQLPANAPIEDRRSAATCLQTRGMLLGVFDGHAGCACSQAVSERLFYYIAVSLLPHETLLEIENAVESGRALLPILQWHKHPNDYFSKEASKLYFNSLRTYWQELIDLNTGESTDIDVKEALINAFKRLDNDISLEAQVGDPNSFLNYLVLRVAFSGATACVAHVDGVDLHVANTGDSRAMLGVQEEDGSWSAVTLSNDHNAQNERELERLKLEHPKNEAKSVVKQDRLLGLLMPFRAFGDVKFKWSIDLQKRVIESGPDQLNDNEYTKFIPPNYHTPPYLTAEPEVTYHRLRPQDKFLVLATDGLWETMHRQDVVRIVGEYLTGMHHQQPIAVGGYKVTLGQMHGLLTERRAKMSSVFEDQNAATHLIRHAVGNNEFGAVDHERLSKMLSLPEELARMYRDDITIIVVQFNSHVVGAYQNQE from the exons ATGGGAGGCGCCATCGAATGGAAGGGATTGTCTGACCCCGTGACGTCACAAAGCTGGAGGGGAGCGCGCTTCTcttccgcccccgccccccccagccgCGGCCCGCTCTCCGCCTCCCCGCCCACTCGTCACTGTGCAGCCAATCAAGAGGCCGGAAGCGCTCCGGCCCGAACGTACgggcggggcagggaggcggCCTGGCGGGGCAGGGGCGCAGAGTGGGCCGGCCGGGGGCGAGGTGCGGCGAGCCGCACGGGGTTGCGTGGAAGGAACGCCGAGTGGCGCCACCGCTGCCGCAGCCTCCTTGTGCGGAAGAAGCGTCCGGTCTTCTGCCGTGCCCG gagaatgtgtgtgtgtcccgGGCCCAGACGAAGTG GAATCCCCATCAGAAGTTCCAGCCTGCCGCTCTTCTCTGATGCCATGCCAGCACCAACTCAACTGTTCTTTCCTCTGGTCCGTAACTGTGAGCTGAGCAGGATCTATGGCACTGCCTGTTACTGCCACCACAAACATCTCTGCTGTCCGTCACCCTACCTTCCTCAGAGTCGTCTGAGATACATGCCCCATCCAGCATATGCTACCTTTTGTAGGCCAAAGGAGAATTGGTGGCAGTACACCCATGGAAGGAGATATGCTTCCACACCACAGAAATTTTACCTCACACCTCCACAAGTCAACAGCATCCTTAAAGCTAATGAGTACAGTTTCAAAGTCCCAGAATTTGATGGCAAAAACGTCAGTTCCATCCTTGGATTTGACAGCAATCAGCTGCCTGCAAACGCACCCATCGAGGACCGGAGAAGCGCAGCAACCTGCTTGCAGACCAGAGGAATGCTTTTAGGGGTTTTTGATGGCCACGCAGGCTGTGCGTGTTCCCAGGCAGTCAGTGAAAGACTCTTTTATTATATTGCTGTCTCTTTGTTACCCCATGAGACTTTGCTAGAGATTGAGAATGCAGTGGAGAGTGGTCGGGCACTGCTACCCATCCTCCAGTGGCATAAGCACCCCAATGATTACTTCAGCAAGGAGGCATCCAAATTGTATTTCAATAGCCTGAGGACTTACTGGCAAGAGCTCATAGACCTCAACACTGGTGAGTCGACTGATATTGATGTTAAGGAAGCTTTAATTAATGCTTTCAAGAGGCTTGATAATGACATCTCCTTGGAAGCTCAAGTTGGTGATCCTAATTCTTTCCTCAATTACCTGGTGCTTCGAGTGGCATTTTCTGGGGCTACTGCTTGTGTGGCCCATGTGGATGGTGTTGACCTTCATGTGGCCAATACTGGTGATAGCAGAGCCATGCTCGGTGTGCAGGAAGAGGATGGCTCTTGGTCAGCAGTCACACTCTCTAATGACCACAATGCTCAGAATGAAAGAGAACTAGAACGACTCAAATTGGAACACCCAAAGAATGAGGCCAAGAGTGTGGTGAAACAGGATCGACTGCTTGGGTTGCTGATGCCTTTTAGGGCTTTTGGAGATGTAAAGTTCAAATGGAGCATTGACCTTCAAAAAAGAGTAATAGAATCTGGCCCAGACCAATTGAATGACAATGAATATACCAAGTTTATCCCTCCTAATTATCACACACCTCCTTATCTCACTGCTGAGCCAGAGGTAACTTACCACCGATTAAGGCCACAGGATAAGTTTCTAGTGTTGGCCACTGATGGACTGTGGGAGACTATGCATAGGCAGGATGTGGTTAGGATTGTGGGTGAGTACCTGACTGGTATGCATCACCAGCAGCCGATAGCTGTTGGTGGCTACAAGGTGACTCTGGGACAGATGCATGGCCTTTTAACAGAAAGGAGAGCCAAGATGTCCTCGGTATTTGAGGATCAGAATGCAGCAACCCATCTCATTCGTCATGCTGTAGGCAACAACGAGTTTGGAGCTGTTGATCATGAGCGCCTTTCCAAAATGCTTAGTCTTCCTGAAGAGCTCGCTCGGATGTACAGGGATGACATTACAATCATTGTCGTTCAGTTCAATTCTCATGTTGTAGGGGCGTATCAAAACCAGGAATAG
- the PDP1 gene encoding pyruvate dehyrogenase phosphatase catalytic subunit 1 isoform X3 — translation MCVCPGPRRSGIPIRSSSLPLFSDAMPAPTQLFFPLVRNCELSRIYGTACYCHHKHLCCPSPYLPQSRLRYMPHPAYATFCRPKENWWQYTHGRRYASTPQKFYLTPPQVNSILKANEYSFKVPEFDGKNVSSILGFDSNQLPANAPIEDRRSAATCLQTRGMLLGVFDGHAGCACSQAVSERLFYYIAVSLLPHETLLEIENAVESGRALLPILQWHKHPNDYFSKEASKLYFNSLRTYWQELIDLNTGESTDIDVKEALINAFKRLDNDISLEAQVGDPNSFLNYLVLRVAFSGATACVAHVDGVDLHVANTGDSRAMLGVQEEDGSWSAVTLSNDHNAQNERELERLKLEHPKNEAKSVVKQDRLLGLLMPFRAFGDVKFKWSIDLQKRVIESGPDQLNDNEYTKFIPPNYHTPPYLTAEPEVTYHRLRPQDKFLVLATDGLWETMHRQDVVRIVGEYLTGMHHQQPIAVGGYKVTLGQMHGLLTERRAKMSSVFEDQNAATHLIRHAVGNNEFGAVDHERLSKMLSLPEELARMYRDDITIIVVQFNSHVVGAYQNQE, via the exons atgtgtgtgtgtcccgGGCCCAGACGAAGTG GAATCCCCATCAGAAGTTCCAGCCTGCCGCTCTTCTCTGATGCCATGCCAGCACCAACTCAACTGTTCTTTCCTCTGGTCCGTAACTGTGAGCTGAGCAGGATCTATGGCACTGCCTGTTACTGCCACCACAAACATCTCTGCTGTCCGTCACCCTACCTTCCTCAGAGTCGTCTGAGATACATGCCCCATCCAGCATATGCTACCTTTTGTAGGCCAAAGGAGAATTGGTGGCAGTACACCCATGGAAGGAGATATGCTTCCACACCACAGAAATTTTACCTCACACCTCCACAAGTCAACAGCATCCTTAAAGCTAATGAGTACAGTTTCAAAGTCCCAGAATTTGATGGCAAAAACGTCAGTTCCATCCTTGGATTTGACAGCAATCAGCTGCCTGCAAACGCACCCATCGAGGACCGGAGAAGCGCAGCAACCTGCTTGCAGACCAGAGGAATGCTTTTAGGGGTTTTTGATGGCCACGCAGGCTGTGCGTGTTCCCAGGCAGTCAGTGAAAGACTCTTTTATTATATTGCTGTCTCTTTGTTACCCCATGAGACTTTGCTAGAGATTGAGAATGCAGTGGAGAGTGGTCGGGCACTGCTACCCATCCTCCAGTGGCATAAGCACCCCAATGATTACTTCAGCAAGGAGGCATCCAAATTGTATTTCAATAGCCTGAGGACTTACTGGCAAGAGCTCATAGACCTCAACACTGGTGAGTCGACTGATATTGATGTTAAGGAAGCTTTAATTAATGCTTTCAAGAGGCTTGATAATGACATCTCCTTGGAAGCTCAAGTTGGTGATCCTAATTCTTTCCTCAATTACCTGGTGCTTCGAGTGGCATTTTCTGGGGCTACTGCTTGTGTGGCCCATGTGGATGGTGTTGACCTTCATGTGGCCAATACTGGTGATAGCAGAGCCATGCTCGGTGTGCAGGAAGAGGATGGCTCTTGGTCAGCAGTCACACTCTCTAATGACCACAATGCTCAGAATGAAAGAGAACTAGAACGACTCAAATTGGAACACCCAAAGAATGAGGCCAAGAGTGTGGTGAAACAGGATCGACTGCTTGGGTTGCTGATGCCTTTTAGGGCTTTTGGAGATGTAAAGTTCAAATGGAGCATTGACCTTCAAAAAAGAGTAATAGAATCTGGCCCAGACCAATTGAATGACAATGAATATACCAAGTTTATCCCTCCTAATTATCACACACCTCCTTATCTCACTGCTGAGCCAGAGGTAACTTACCACCGATTAAGGCCACAGGATAAGTTTCTAGTGTTGGCCACTGATGGACTGTGGGAGACTATGCATAGGCAGGATGTGGTTAGGATTGTGGGTGAGTACCTGACTGGTATGCATCACCAGCAGCCGATAGCTGTTGGTGGCTACAAGGTGACTCTGGGACAGATGCATGGCCTTTTAACAGAAAGGAGAGCCAAGATGTCCTCGGTATTTGAGGATCAGAATGCAGCAACCCATCTCATTCGTCATGCTGTAGGCAACAACGAGTTTGGAGCTGTTGATCATGAGCGCCTTTCCAAAATGCTTAGTCTTCCTGAAGAGCTCGCTCGGATGTACAGGGATGACATTACAATCATTGTCGTTCAGTTCAATTCTCATGTTGTAGGGGCGTATCAAAACCAGGAATAG